In Neptuniibacter halophilus, the genomic stretch CTGAATGTCCTGAAAGATGTACTCCCGACCGTACTGTTGATTTTTGTGGTACTGGGTTCAATTTTTGCCGGTATTGCTACGCCAACAGAAGCAGCAGGTGTTGGCGCCTTTGGTGCAACAATGCTGGCACTTTACAACAGAAAATTCAGTTTCAAAGTCCTGCATGAAGTGGTCGGCGGCACCATGAACACAACCGCCTATATTTTTGCCATTTTCATTGGCGCAACCTGCTTCGCGCTGGTACTGCGTGAGCTGGGCGGCGACGAGATGATTGAGTCATTCCTTACCGGGCTGCCTTTTGGCCCTTATGGCATCATCTTCTTTATTCTTGGTGTTATCTTCCTGCTGGGCTTCTTCCTGGACTGGATTGAGATCACGCTGATCATACTGCCTTTGCTGGCGCCGGTGATCTCCGCGCTGGGTCTGGATATTTCCGCACCGGGCATCGACAACCCGGAACTGGTCTGGTTTGTGATGCTGGTCGCCATGGCGCTGCAAACATCGTTCCTCACACCGCCGGTAGGGTTTGCCCTGTTCTACCTCAAAGGCGTATGTCCACCGAATGTGAAGATTACCGATATCTACCGTGGCGTAATCCCGTTTATCCTGCTGCAGCTTGCCGCTCTGCTGGTTCTGGTGTTCTGGCCACAACTGGTGCTGTGGTTACCAACCGTCGCTTACAGCTAAGTACTGCCAGCCCCGGCCTTCCGGTCGGGGCTCACTGTTTTAACCGGCAGAAATATTCTGCCGACTTTGTTTGAGAGTGTCTTTTCTATGTCGAGTCACAACTTTGTGGATGAACTGATTGCCATTCTGGGCAGTAATAATGTACTGACCGGTGAGAATCAGACAGAACACTACCGTACAGGTTTCCGTTCCGGACAGGGGTCTGCGCAGGCAGTTGTCTTCCCTACCACTCTGCTGCAGCAATGGCAGGTTCTGAAAGCCTGCGTTGACGCAGACAAAATTGTGATTATGCAGGCCGCCAATACCGGCCTGACGGAAGGCTCCACTCCCAGCGGAGATGATTACGATCGCGATATTATCGTCATCAATACCACCCGGATGAATAAGATCTACCTGCTGGATGAGGGTAAGCAGATTATCAGCTTCCCCGGCGCCACACTATTCACCCTGGAAAAACTGCTCAAACCGATCAATCGCGCCCCCCATTCTGTGATTGGCTCCTCCTGCATTGGCGCATCGATTGTGGGCGGTATTGCCAACAATTCAGGGGGTGCGCTGGTTCAGCGAGGCCCCGCCTACACTGAGATGGCCCTGTTTGCTCAATTAAATGAAAAAGGCGAGCTGGAACTGATTAACCATCTTGGCATCGAACTGGGCGATAGCCCGGAAGAGATTCTGACCAATCTGGAAAATCATAATTTCAGTGAATCCGCGGTTGAAAAAACACCACTCAAAGCCTCAGCAAATGATTACCCGGAGATTGTCCGTGATGTAGATGCAGACTCACCTGCGCGCTACAACGCAGACACCAGCCGTCTCTATGAAGCCAGCGGATGCGCCGGAAAGCTGGGGATTTTTGCAGTCCGCCTGGATACCTTTCCGGTCGCACAGGAGGAAAAGGTCTACTACATCGGCACCAATAATCCGGATCAGCTCACAGTCATCCGTCGCCACATTCTGCAGCACTTTAAGCATCTGCCTGAAGTTGCGGAGTATATGCACAAGGATATCTACGATATCGCCGAGAAATATGGCAAAGATACCTTCCTGATGATCAACTACATGGGCACCGATCCACTGCCTAAACTGTTCGCCATCAAAGGTAAGATCAGCGCCTACCTGAACAAGTTCAGCTTCCTGCCCCGCGAACTGCCAGACCGGATCATGCAGATTGCCAGCTACTGCTGGCCAAACATTCTTCCGAAACGGATGAAAGAGTATCGCAAAAAATACGATCATTACCTGATTCTGAAAATGAGCGACGGAGGCATTGCGGAAGCGGACAACTATCTGAAGCAGTTGTTTGCGGACTCAACGCAGGGCG encodes the following:
- the dld gene encoding D-lactate dehydrogenase; the encoded protein is MSSHNFVDELIAILGSNNVLTGENQTEHYRTGFRSGQGSAQAVVFPTTLLQQWQVLKACVDADKIVIMQAANTGLTEGSTPSGDDYDRDIIVINTTRMNKIYLLDEGKQIISFPGATLFTLEKLLKPINRAPHSVIGSSCIGASIVGGIANNSGGALVQRGPAYTEMALFAQLNEKGELELINHLGIELGDSPEEILTNLENHNFSESAVEKTPLKASANDYPEIVRDVDADSPARYNADTSRLYEASGCAGKLGIFAVRLDTFPVAQEEKVYYIGTNNPDQLTVIRRHILQHFKHLPEVAEYMHKDIYDIAEKYGKDTFLMINYMGTDPLPKLFAIKGKISAYLNKFSFLPRELPDRIMQIASYCWPNILPKRMKEYRKKYDHYLILKMSDGGIAEADNYLKQLFADSTQGGYFECTPDEAKKAYLHRFAAAGAAIRYQIVHQKEVEDILALDIALRRNDPDWVEHLPEEISQHIVHSLYYGHFMCHVFHQDYILKKGADGKKVKQMMLDLLSKKGAKYPAEHNVGHLYEAEQGLQSFYFDLDPTNSFNPGIGKTAKSRCGCGTH